The DNA segment ATTTCACTGACAACTGAATGGTTTTATTCACAAAATAAAGAGCTTTGTCTTTCCCAAGGAAGACCTTAACAGAAAGACTTAATGATACAGTTATAAAAAAGTGGtacagaaaatttgaaaaagtCTGGTAAAATTTACAAATGCAAACTATCACTTtgtacaaaacatttttttaaagaaagttcaATAATAGATTTTAAAGTACAGTTTTAACAGCTTGAAAATGAACATTTATTTCAAACAGGCTTCATTTTTGCCTGTGTGGGGAATTCTCCCTTCGTCTGTCCTCATTCCTTCTGCAGTCCCTGTCCTCGTTCCTTCTGGACTCCCTGTCCTCGTTCCTTCTGGACTCCCTGTCCTCGTTCCTTCTGGACTCCCTCTCCTCGTTCCTTCTGGACTCCCTCTCCTCGTTCCTTCTGGACTCCCTCTCCTCGTTCCTTCTGGACTCCCTCTCCTCGTTCCTTCTGGACTCCCTCTCCTCGTTCCTTCTGGACTCCCTCTCCTCGTTCCTTCTGGACTCCCTCTCCTCGTTCCTTCTGCAGTCCCTGTCCTCGTTCCTTCTGGACTCCCTGTCCTCGTTCCTTCTGCAGTCCCTGTCCTCGTTCCTTCTGGAGCCCCTGTCCTCGAACCCTCTGGAGTCCCTCTCCTCGAACCTTCTGGACTCTCTGTCCTCATTTCTTTTGGTTTCCCTGTCCTCATTCTTTCTGGATTCCCTCTCCTCATTCCATCTGGAGTCCCCGTCCTCATTCCTTCTGGAGTCCCCGTCCTCATTCCTTCTGGACTCCCTGTCCTCACTCTTTCTGGACTCCCTGTCCTCACTCTTTCTGGACTCCCTGTCCTCGTTCCTTCTGGATTCCCTGTCCTCGTTCCTTCTGGATTCCCTGTCCTCGTTCCTTCTGGATTCCCTGTCCTCATTCCATCTGGATTCCCTGTCCTCATTCCATCTGGATTCCCTGTCCTCATTCCATCTGGATTCCCTGTCCTCATTCCTTCTGGAGTCCCTGTCCTCATTCCTTCTGGAGTCCCTGTCCTCATTCCTTCTGGAGTCCCTGTCCTCATTCCTCCTGGAGTCCCTGTCCTCGTTCCTCCTGGAGTCCCTGTCCTCGTTCCTCCTGGAGTCCCTGTCCCCGTTCCTTCTGGATTCCCTGTCCTCGTTCCTTCTGGATTCCCTGTCCTCATTCTTCCTGGACTCTCTGTCCTCATTCCATCTAGATTCCCTGTCCTCATTCTTTCTGGACTCTCTGTCCTCATTCCATCTGGATTCCCTGTCCTCGTTCCTTCTGGACTCTCTGTCCTCATTCCATCTAGATTCCCTGTCCTCATTCTTTCTGGACTCTCTGTCCTCATTCCATCTGGATTCCCTGTCCTCGTTCCTTCTGGACTCCCTGTCCTCATTCCATCTAGATTCCCTGTCCTCGTTCTTTCTGGGCTCCCTGTCCTCATTCCATCTGGATTCCCTGTCCTCGTTCTTTCTGGACTCCCTGTCCTCGTTCCATCTGGATTCCCTGTCCTCGTTCTTTCTAGACTCCCTGTCCTCGTTCCATCTGGACTCCCTGTCCTCGTTCTTTCTGGACTCCCTGTCCTCGTTCTTTCTGGACTCCCTGTCCTCGTTCCATCTGGATTCCCTGTCCTCGTTCTTTCTGGACTCCCTGTCCTCGTTCCATCTGGATTCCCTGTCCTCGTTCCATCTGGATTCCCTGTCCTCGTTCTTTCTGGACTCCCTGTCCTCGTTCCATCTGGATTCCCTGTCCTCGTTCCATCTGGATTCCCTGTCCTCGTTCTTTCTGGACTCCCTCTCCTCATTCCTTCTGGACTCCCTCTCCTCATTCCTTCTGGACTCCCTCTCCTCATTCCTTCTGGACTCCCTCTCCTCATTCCTTCTGGACTCCCTCTCCTCATTCCTACTGAACTCTCTGTCCTCATTCCTTCTGGACTCCCTCTCCTCATTCCTTCTGAACTCTCTGTCCTCATTCCTTCTGGAGTCCCTCTCCTCATTCCTTCTGGAGTCCCTCTCCTCATTCCTTCTGGAGTCCCTCTCCTCATTCTTTCTGGagtccctctcctcctttctgGAGTCCCTGTCCTCATGCTTTCTGAATTCCCTGTCCTCGTTCCTTCTCGACTCCCTGCACTGGTTAGAGTACCGGCCGTGCTTGTCACGGTGTCTCTCTGAACCGTTTCTGTACCAGTCCTCTTGTTCCTCCTCTCTTGGACTCGAATGGTCACGGTCTCTCTCTCTGGATTTtgatctttctctttttctactGTGAGGCCCATTATCTTTGCTCCTGTGTCTGCAATTTTCATCATCAGACAAAGAAgcatttctctctgctttcttgACTTTTGaattactgtgtttattttctagATCCTTATTTCTGTCATGGTTCCTATCCTTCCCACTACGATAACTGTCTCTGCCATTGGACTCATCTCCGTGATGATGGTATTTCGACACATCATCTCTGTATGATTCTCTTACATGTCGGTGATTTCTTTCTGATTTGCTCTCAGTATCACTTCTTTCCTCTTGATGCCtccttcccattttcttttcaactgatttccttctcttttcctgtttttttctggaagcttTATCAGACtctctatttttcttctgcattctCCTTCTTCTGGCTTTAGAAACATCTGAAATTATAGCAAATTAAGAGACTAAGGTTGCAATTTAGTATGTTTAActtattaaaatacagaaaaaattgtgaaaagCTTTTCCAAAATAGTGAACTCTGAATTTTAACCCTTAGCTAACTCCAAGTGCTGCCTGTCTTTTGAAAACCTCTACCTGTCATCATGCTCTTGCTGACTTGATACAAAAGGACCAGGTATAAGCTGTAAAGTCATACATCAAAGCACTctcacaaataatttttttttaggaagaTGACCTTTCCCAGACTATATAGTctcaaaataatttacttttcctggaaaaattTATCAGTCAATGGAGATTAAAAAcagcagagggggaaaaaatctccaACACTATCCTAGGAGGAAACAGAGAGATGATGAAATGGCTTGAGATAATGGTACTACAGCAATATAACAATGGCCCTTTGGTTCATTTTTTCAGGAGAAATAGTGACAGCTTTATCAACAAGATTAAAATtaacttctgtatttttaaatacacagtAGTGCTCATCTCAATGGAAAAGGCCTTACCCTTCCTGTTTGCTCTTTAGAAGGAACCTCCAGATTCCACTCCACAGTATTTATCACTAACAGCCATTTAGAATAACCATTCATTCACCTTACTGTATGACCTATAGTATCttatcagctgtttctcatcACCTTTGAAAATACCACAGCCATAAACTGATTTATTAGTACATATAACATCTGAATTTTATAGCAGTTGTCTAGTCTAATATCTGAACCAGGGCTTTCTAACATTCTGATAAAATTCAATGATGTATCAATTCAGATACATTTTAATCCATTAAGTTTTTTAAACAGTGCTTTCCATACTGTTTTACATCCGCCAGAATGCatgtaaacagaaaaaacccaagaaagtAAACAAAGAAACCAGCTGCTTTGATAACAGATAAATTTCATCCCCTGCTGGACCTGTTTGGGTTAGAACTACCTCCCCAGAGCAGTACTGAGCTGAGCTAGCTGATGAAGTCCCAAACATTTTCTGGCAGTAAAACAGCCATCTCTAATTTACCTCCATGCTCAATTCCTAATGAGCaggctttctgtttttcttataCACTGCACTGCTAAATATTGAAATATTGCAGGCACATTCCTCTCAAAAATGCCTTTTAACTCTTCCAAATAACTATATATCTAAAAAGCTGTAAACACAGCAAGACTTCGAGTTATAACCAGTAATGGGCCTCAAACAAAGTTGACCATTACAATGTAAAGTTATCTCTCATTACTGTTTTGATCACTGCATTAAAATACACAAgaacttgaaaaagaaaagtgaaaccAGGCTGCAAAGGTATTAAGATGCAAATTTTAATGACTGTGTtcctgaatgaagaaaaaagacaagcaGTAAAAGGGAAGGTCCTAAACTTTGAAAAATCAAACATTCATACTCGCAGCCTGCAGACTCAGTTCGTTTGTCACTAAGGACTTCCCCCTCTGGTTCCTATcaagcagctcagcagagctgcagctgtcCATGAAGGAGCCATCTGTCTCTGAGCTGCACCAGTGCCTCGTCTGACCCTGTTTGACAGGGCCCTCCCCCAGTGCTGTCGGCACTAATGCAATTAGCGCGATGACACCCAACTCAGCCTCCTGGGCACTAAGACTGTGATGGAGAAGTGAAGTGCATTTCCAAAGCATGAGCAGTTcgtgctgcttttattttattaatcagcattttcatttcaaaggcaCATAATAAATCAAATTAACTTTGAATCAGCAAACCTCTGTACCACAGGAAGTCAAGCTGTGTTATCTTCTGTTCATGCTATATATACTGGAGGGCACTGCACACACTAACTCATACTAGCATGGACTTGAAAGACTAAGCAATGTTTATGACAGTTCATGTCAAATAGAAGGTTCTACATCAGCAGGATGCTATAAGATGCTAAACACCAATTATAATGCATAAAAATACTAATTTGTCAGCAAAAGCTAATTCTTCCTCGGAGATTTTTCTACAGACAAGAACATTCACTGTATACCACACAAACTCTTATTTAAACACATTGCTAGAACTGAATAAAGTAATTTCTGACTCACGAAGAAGCACATATTTACAGGGAAGGACAAAAATAGTATCAAGTATCAAGCTCACTCAATTAAGCCAAGTAAAACAGAGTTGTGGAAATTAGTCTCTACAGTTCACCAGTAAATATCCCACAGAGATATTAATAGGGAGTGACTCTAATCACTCCATCCTCCAGTAAACTGAAGACTTAGTAGTGTGCAACAGGCATCAACTGTGTAAAAAAAGTGATCTACGAAATAACTTTTCTGACATTTAAGTCTATAAAAACAGAACTCCTTTTTTCtaaattcaaaaataaatttccagGAGCAatacttaatattttaaaactaagtTTAAAAAGACTCAGTTAgtttttaaagcagagaaattaaCGCTGTTCATAGCCAGATTTTCCTTTAAACAAGTATAcatggaaacagaaataaacagatGAATAGAAGTAAATAAAAGAGAAGTGAATAGTTATCTGGCTAGTGCTAAGTACCTGAatcactgctgctgtcactgctagATGAGGAATCACTGCTGCTGGATGATGCTGAGCTACTACTGCTGCTGTCAGAATCAGAGTCTGAGGAAGAGTCCGTCTCTGAAGATGAAGAGGAATCTGATGACTCAACATTTTGCTTCTGTGTCATAATCAACTTTGGTGCATTTTTAAGATGCTCCCGTAATTCATCCctaattagcaaaaaaaaaaaattgtttctcaattttatttattttgtttgcggagggaaggaagatgaagaaagTGAGTATCAAATCAGAAAACTGTTCCTCACGTTAGTCCTCCAAGGCCAATAGAAGTGAAGAAATTGATGGCAAAACGAGTGTTTCTTGGGTTATCCCGAGGCAATAATCCCTCAAAGAAAGGCTGCAGAGTCCTGAGGGAAACAAACATCTAAATTAAACACCATGCCAGCTTAGCACTCTCACTGACATTAAGAAACGAAAAAGAGAAACTGTATGGATCTCCATAGAGGAGCAAAAGTTTTCTCTTCATGCATTTTTCAATACATTCATTAATTGTATCTATGATGCATCTTATCAAATGCTATTTAAAAACTTGCTCTTTGACAAAAACTTcttcacacacagaaaaattgCACACATACTGACAGACCATGTGAAGCCCTGAAGTGACTCGTGAAATCACAGTAGCCTGTGATAGTAAAGGATAATACATATTGACCAAGAAGCTCAGAGATGTAGGTACCTGTGCTGAAACCCCACCATACAGGGCCTCAAGTTTCAAATTTAAGTTTACATGAGCTAAAGCATCTACCAAATTCTTCATCATACACAGAAGAAATACCAGCTTAGAGGAAACAGTTCAAGCAACTGAAAATAACACTGCCAAAATGGAATGCATTAAATCccacagagattttaaaaaatgtgctaTTTACATTACACTTAAGGATAAGCAACTGATCCCAGAAAAATTGTTACTAATAATTGTGTGTGGTTTTCTaatttttgtcagaaaaaacATCATACTAATATTGATTATGCAGCTATATAGCTACAATATATAAACTCACTCTTAGAAAATTCTTACACAAAGCTGACTGTCACTGGGGTGGGGGGCAAGAGGGGAGGGGGACAATGTATCTTGCAAATAGTCATACACGTGTCCTAACCCAAAATGATGGTAAATGCACTCAGCTTAATGTGACTCTGCAATGACTAAAGCTATACATGAACTTAACTGAACTTGAACAGAGAGTTCTGACCTGTACTTTTTCAGATAAAGAAGCTCATTAAATTTACAgttttgaaagtaaaatttcAACTCACTCATCTTTTAATCTTGCATTTAAATTAGGAAGTCCCATATATTCACTCAGTTCCTGAAAGAATATTTTGACAAAAATTCTGCTGGAGGATGTAGTAGTTTCTTCACTCAGTATTATACATTCAAGGACctgaaaacattcagaaaaatataaatccTTAAGTTTAAACACACATTCTTTTATTTATCTTAAAAACTTTTGTCCTTATGAAATAACTAataaagactgattttttttttcaaaagagcATAAATTCCGTAATTTCTAGTCAAGACTGTCTTCCTCAAAAAATCTTTTCTACCATCTGGGAGCAGCTTCTCATATTTATGCAAGTAATTCTTTAAGGATTTATTCTGTCTAGGAAAgcttcatgaaagaaaaatcagatgtGTGAACTTCTGGAAAGTTAGAGATTTGGGACTTAAGTACTGAAGAGGTAAAATATTTATGTCTGCAGAATGATAATTAGACTAGATTATGAAACAAGAATAAAACAATTTGAAAAGAGAAGTTACcttgatatttttcttcagttttaatgTTATGGTATTATATCTCAGAGTGCAagattgcttttatttatttttgtattaaatcTTAAAATggcagtatttttaaatgtcttacAATTCTATACAACTTTAGGCTTAATATATCAAAagattaaaatttcaaaattctttTCTAGAAGATACACATTTTAATCAACCAATTCCAGCTGAGCTCCATAAAATAACAGCTTAAATCCACTAATGAAAATGATGTACAAGAGGCAAAAAGAGGAGACGGAACCAACCAGAATCGTTCAACAGTGTCTGACAAGATACTTAATGTAATCCAGTTTGCTGTAAGTACAAGTAGTTCCAAATTGTAGAATAAATACTAGAACGAATAGATTATATACTATGGTGGAGTACTGGAGATTAACTATTGAAAACGAAActaagacaaaagctttttgcttttaaCTTACGCTCCAGGGAATTGAATCAGTGTACAGTAGGTGAGCAAACATCTTGGCAACGTTCCtcagtttgtttgtttccaaACGATGAATGGTATCATATTGTTCTTTGAAAATGGCTTCAAAGGATTCCATGTATTCTTTTTTCAACATGCAGAAACGCTGAGACAAAATTGTATAATTTAAACAAGCAGATTAAACAAAATACTAAATATGCAAATAACCTACAAGTAAGTGACCTAATGCTGCaagatttcctttttaaataacccttggaggaagagaaaatacatttaaatggatatattttattgttttcagcTGTTGTCAGAACAAGAAACTCGTCTGCATTACAAAGTAGTAATTATCAGTTTTGAACTACAGCAAATTATCCAGCAATTTGTTTTACTTCTATACATCCAGTATTTTCACCAGATATAATCCCATTTTTGTCATGACAACATTGAAAGACTATTTCAGTTTAGAGAAGCAGCAAGAAACACAGAGGTTAAGACATTTTTTATATAAACATTCCAAAGAACATGGAAATCAATAATTATATTCATCTGAACATGCACATTCATACAGTCAGTGCTTTGTAACCGACTGTCAGCAGAAGGATTTCCTCAAGTACTGGATGAcaaacacaagagaaaaaaccctccCTTTCAGCATAACATGCTGCCCTGAGAAGACAAGTATTCACCTTGACTCTTTACATCTGTCAATATTATCGATAAGGAGAACTTAAAATCACTGCAACTAAATTAGCAGTTAGTTACACAAAAACAGTTAGCTGTTTAttggaaaggaaacaaacaacaCTCACAACCCCAGGACAGTAAGTATTCAATCTTGTGCTCTAAATAAAACCTACTAAGCAGCTTTGAAAAAAGTGGTAAATGACAAGAGTCTCCAAAATTAATATTCAGCACTGTAAAAAGGGTATTTTCTGGTAACTCATAATACTTTTGTCTTTTTAGTACCTTTGCCACTGATTTATTATTCTAccataatgagaaaaaaaagtaagcaaAATAACCAATGTTATAAAGGGAAAATGAGTTATTTCATTCTGCATTTACTGTGcttattaaaatcaaaatgttaATTCAATCCACTAATACAATCAACTAACACAAGCATTTACAGAATGATAAAAAGACTATTAGTTTTATTTATCCATTAAAACTTAAGTCTGACACACAAAAAGTAAAAGTAGAGTAAAccaataaaattttcttttgtaaagtGTAAAATTTGAAAACAGAACTCACCCCAGCCAGTAACCCAAAGAATTTCTCATATGTTctttgctgagcacagcagtcAAGTATCATATTGCAGAGTTCTTTCTGggttatggaaaaaaaaattctctaggTAAATTCACtgcaacagaaaaaaccccaccactaAGTACCAAATAATTGAAGAAAGCCTTCCATGGATACAAGCTTTGAAATGAGCATTAACATAAAACTTCATTGTCAACACCATATTCAGAATCATTCTTTAGAAAACCTTCTCTCCTTGCCTaggaagaagcagaggaaaCCTTGCCAGATAAGTCTCCCCAAATTTTTGGGCATCCATTATCAACAGCCTGCCTTCCATTTTCCCA comes from the Pithys albifrons albifrons isolate INPA30051 chromosome 8, PitAlb_v1, whole genome shotgun sequence genome and includes:
- the CWC22 gene encoding pre-mRNA-splicing factor CWC22 homolog, with the translated sequence MKSRVTQVNHGSSHERKENYSSRKESLSPEDRDMECDRSPTPRKRRYSDDSRYDQDYSRRDYYDDRTSEGRRMERGRDRHYERGEEREYDRRKQRRYSSPDHRSPERPTVQSSLAHDDTTSKKKKEEVDPILTRTGGAYIPPAKLRMMQEQITDKNSLAYQRMSWEALKKSINGLVNKVNVSNIENIIHELLQENIVRGRGLLSRSILQAQSASPIFTHVYAALVAIINSKFPNIGELILKRLILNFRKGYRRNDKQLCLTSSKFVAHLMNQNVAHEVLCLEMLTLLLERPTDDSIEVAIGFIKESGLKLTEVSPRGINAIFDRLRHILHESKIDMRVQYMIEVMFAVRKDGFKDHPIIPEGLDLVEEEDQFTHMLPLEDDYNPEDVLNVFKMDPNFMENEEKYKTLKKEILDEGDSESEGGDQEAGSSEEDEDEDEEEDEDGQKVTVHDKTEINLVSFRRTIYLAIQSSLDFEECAHKLLKMDFPESQTKELCNMILDCCAQQRTYEKFFGLLAGRFCMLKKEYMESFEAIFKEQYDTIHRLETNKLRNVAKMFAHLLYTDSIPWSVLECIILSEETTTSSSRIFVKIFFQELSEYMGLPNLNARLKDETLQPFFEGLLPRDNPRNTRFAINFFTSIGLGGLTDELREHLKNAPKLIMTQKQNVESSDSSSSSETDSSSDSDSDSSSSSSASSSSSDSSSSSDSSSDSDVSKARRRRMQKKNRESDKASRKKQEKRRKSVEKKMGRRHQEERSDTESKSERNHRHVRESYRDDVSKYHHHGDESNGRDSYRSGKDRNHDRNKDLENKHSNSKVKKAERNASLSDDENCRHRSKDNGPHSRKRERSKSRERDRDHSSPREEEQEDWYRNGSERHRDKHGRYSNQCRESRRNEDREFRKHEDRDSRKEERDSRKNEERDSRRNEERDSRRNEERDSRRNEDREFRRNEERESRRNEDREFSRNEERESRRNEERESRRNEERESRRNEERESRRNEERESRKNEDRESRWNEDRESRWNEDRESRKNEDRESRWNEDRESRWNEDRESRKNEDRESRWNEDRESRKNEDRESRKNEDRESRWNEDRESRKNEDRESRWNEDRESRKNEDRESRWNEDREPRKNEDRESRWNEDRESRRNEDRESRWNEDRESRKNEDRESRWNEDRESRRNEDRESRWNEDRESRKNEDRESRWNEDRESRKNEDRESRRNEDRESRRNGDRDSRRNEDRDSRRNEDRDSRRNEDRDSRRNEDRDSRRNEDRDSRRNEDRESRWNEDRESRWNEDRESRWNEDRESRRNEDRESRRNEDRESRRNEDRESRKSEDRESRKSEDRESRRNEDGDSRRNEDGDSRWNEERESRKNEDRETKRNEDRESRRFEERDSRGFEDRGSRRNEDRDCRRNEDRESRRNEDRDCRRNEERESRRNEERESRRNEERESRRNEERESRRNEERESRRNEERESRRNEERESRRNEDRESRRNEDRESRRNEDRDCRRNEDRRRENSPHRQK